The Gopherus flavomarginatus isolate rGopFla2 chromosome 18, rGopFla2.mat.asm, whole genome shotgun sequence genome segment TCTCCTGGGGCTTGGAGCTGGTGAGGAAGCGCAGCAGGGTGGACAGGGCCTTGGCCACGTCGCCGCGGGCCCCCTCGTTGACGAAGCAGTACAGGATGGGGTCAGCCACGCAGTTGAGGCTGGTGAAAGCCAGCGAGCTGTGGTAGGCCACGAAGACCTTCTCCTCGAAGCTGCAGTCGCAAGGCTTGCTGAGGTAGACGGCGCTGCGGGACAGCAGGATGACGTGGTAGGGGGCGAAGCAGAAGAGGAGGATGGCGATGAGGCTGAGGGCCAGCCGCTTGATCTTGGCTTTCTCCTGCTGCTCGGTGGAGACGTTGCCACGCACGGCCCGCAGGATGCCCTGGTAGGAGAAGAGCATGAGCACCCAGGGGAAGAGGAAGCCAATAAAGACCCGGTAGAGGTTCATCCAGGCCACCCACTCCTCCATGGGGTACTTCTCGAAGCAGAAGGTGTGGTTGTAGCGGTCGTGGAAGAGCTCGTTGTGGAAGAGCGGGGCCGAGTTGGCCCCGATCTCGATGGCCCAGACCACGACGCTCACGGCCACGGCCGTCTTGATCCGGCGCACCTTGACGAAGCGCAGCGGGTGGGCCACGGCCAGGTAGCGGTCCACGGAGATGCAGCACAGGAAGGCAATGCTGATGTAGATATTGGTGTAGAAGATGAAGCCGAAGATCTTGCAGGACTCCTGCCCGTGGATCCAGTTGTCGTAGTGCAGGAAGTAGTCGATCCACAGGGGCAGGGTGGCGATGTAAAGCAGGTCGGCCACAGACAGGTTGAGCAGGTAGACGCCCAGCTCGTTGTGCTGCCGGACCTGCAGGTAGGCGGCCCACAGGGCCATGCAATTGGTGGGCAGCCCCAGGGTGATGACCATGATGTACAGcgttggggggaagaggtggtcaATCTTGGACTCCACGTTGCAGCTGACCAGGGTGGTGTTGCACATTCTCAGCGCCAGCGGGTCCCCGGCGTGGAGGGTCcaacgggggtggggtggggtgggggggctccacTCAGAGCAGGGCGTGCAATTCCCACAGGACCAAGCGGATCGTCCTGCAAGGGCGGCACCGGGGCAGGGGCTCCATAGCCCCAGGCTGGGCCCTGCCGTGGggccccctcaccccagccccatccGCCCTCCCCAGAGAAGCAGCCCTGGGTGCTCACAGGAGGTCTGGCCAGCAGAGATGATCAAGGGGGTCAGAGGAGCCACCTGCCACACAGGGGGGGAGCCTGGGACACGGCTCCtgggaaaggagaggagaaagTTAGGGGGGTGCCCCAGCCTCCTGAGCCAGCTCCCCATGGCCCCTCACCCAGCACTCCCTTCCAAGTCCCCCAGGGAATCTGTCTGCAGCCCCCCACATCTTCCCCTTGCAGCCCCCCACACGGCCCCCCAGTCAGCTTCCTGGCCCCCCAcgactccctgcccccagccagcccccccaggaccccctgtCCATCACCAGCTGCCCACATCTTCCCCTCACAGGGTCTTActccagccccccatcccctgccagtgACCCCCGATAGCCCCCTGACCAGCTGTCCCCAGCAGGATCCAGACCCTGACCAGCCACAGGAGAGAATGAAGGTCAGGCTGCACCATGCTCCATGCCTTAGGGTCCCCACCCCTACCAGCCCCCCACGCATGGGAGAGctcaccctgcccctgctctgggaaATGCCTCACCCACACCCTGgcaaccctgagccccctacgTGACTCTGTGTGGTAATGGGTATGTGCCCTGCACTAGTCACTGCCTGCCCACACACGCCATCCACCCCCCAATCTCCCTGGGAGCCTCTGAGCAggcccctacccccatcccacaGGAAGCCCCCAGCGTCGACCCCTGTACTGCACCGGCACAGCTACTCCACAGCCACACACGAAACTGAGAGCTCAGCCTCTCCTGGCAAGAAATGGTCAGAGCCTCTTTAAGACCCTGCAATAACAGACCAGCACCGCGACCAGCACTCCTGAGAGACCCTATAATAATAGACCTGTGCAGAGCCCAGCAGTCccaagagaccctacaataacagacCAGTGCAGAGCCCAGTGCTCccgagagaccctacaataacagacCAGCAGGGAGCTCAGCGCTCccaagagaccctacaataacagaccagcagggagctcagtgctcccaagagaccctacaataacagaccagcagggagctcagcactcccgagagaccctacaataacagacCAGTGCAGAGCCCAGTGCTcctgagagaccctacaataacaaagccAAGCCCTGCCTAGCGCTGCGGTGCCCCAGCCTCGGAGCCGCTCTCCATTCGGAAGCAGATCCGTGGCGCAAGGCCTGCCGGGTTTATTCACACAAACAGGCCGGGGCAGGAATGCAGCGACGTCCCGGGCTCAGGCTGCAACTGGCCCCCTTGGCCCACGGCCCAGTCAGtcacacacagcccctcccctccccagcctggttcCATGGGTCAGCGTGACCTGGCTTCCAGGGCGGGAGGCCATCCTGCCGCCAGCCCCATGGCTGCACTGGGAGCACCCACCCACAGGCCGAGCATGGTACCAGCTCACCAGGCCCGCAGGACGTGCTGCTGCCACATGGCACTATTGTCCCAGCTGTGGTCGGGGCCAGGCCAGAGGCCGGTCACTGTCAGGGGGCTGGTGGAGTCCCGTGAGCcatgaaggggaaactgaggcacagaagaggACGAGGGCACTGCGaagtggggcagagctgggagcactgGGGCAAGTGACGGCAAGTCCACGCTGGGGTGGGATGGAGAGGCAGGGTTGGGAACAACACAAACGTCTGCTCCCGCTGGCTGTGGCACCTTCCCACTCCGCCTTTCTCCTTGGTGGCCTGGCGGCTAATGACCTGATCACTGCACTGGATCCCAGAGCATGGCTGGCACCAGGGATCCGAGCCAGACCCTCACTCACCAGCCaacctcctctgccccccagccagcccccccctcTGCCCCGCCAGCCCCCCTAAACCCCCAGCcagccctcctctgccccaccagcctcccccaaactcccagccaggtcccctgcccctccagccaggccccctgccagaccccctaaacccccagctagatcccctgacccccccagccatcccccctctgccccacgagcccccccaaactcccagccatatcccctgccctgccagccAGGCCCCGCTGCCAGACCCTCTAACCTCCCAGGCAGAtaccctgacccccccagccagccccctctctgccctgTGAGCCCCCCAAAACTCCCAGCTAgatcctctgccccccagccagcccgcCTGCCCTACAAGACCTCCTAACGCCCCAGCCAGATCCCCTgacctcccccagccaggccccccagccagccccttccacaCTACCAGACCCCTAAACCCCCAGCCATCCCCCCTCTGCCATGCCAGCCCCCCTAAACCCCCAGACAGATCCACTGACCCCCACAGGCAGCCCCCCTAAACTCCCAGCaagcccccctctgccccaccaaCCACCCTAAACCCCTAGCCAGGCCCCTCTGCCCCCTTAAACCCTGagccagctgcccctgccccccaccaggcCCCCCTAAACCCCCAGCCAGATCCCCTGtacctccagccagcctccctgctctgtcaggccccagccagccccttcctaaATCCCCAGTCTgatcccctgcctccccagccagccccctctcTGGCCCTGCCATACCCC includes the following:
- the GPR4 gene encoding G-protein coupled receptor 4; protein product: MCNTTLVSCNVESKIDHLFPPTLYIMVITLGLPTNCMALWAAYLQVRQHNELGVYLLNLSVADLLYIATLPLWIDYFLHYDNWIHGQESCKIFGFIFYTNIYISIAFLCCISVDRYLAVAHPLRFVKVRRIKTAVAVSVVVWAIEIGANSAPLFHNELFHDRYNHTFCFEKYPMEEWVAWMNLYRVFIGFLFPWVLMLFSYQGILRAVRGNVSTEQQEKAKIKRLALSLIAILLFCFAPYHVILLSRSAVYLSKPCDCSFEEKVFVAYHSSLAFTSLNCVADPILYCFVNEGARGDVAKALSTLLRFLTSSKPQEMATASLTLDTPLSSKKSSFCRLPAPPQPPPPPLPPLGPPDEELQMKILTFNP